Genomic DNA from Nonomuraea rubra:
GAGACGCTTGGCAACGGCGAGGCTGCCGGCGTTCTGGGGCGGCGCCGCGACGAAGACCTCGTCGACGTCGGCGGCAAGAAATGCCTGGTGTGCCAGAGCATGGCCGATCTGGCCGGCGACACCGTGGCCACGGGCCTCGGGCCGCAGATGCCACCCCATCATCAGCCGGGGATCGCGCGGGCTGAAGGGAAGCAGCGTCGCGCCGCCGAGGAGCCGGCCGTCGTCGGCCGCTTCCACCGCCCACAGGCCCTGCGGCACAGGGCTCAGTGACGACCGCAGATCCCAGTCTCCCAACAACTCCCGCATCTCGGCGAGATCACGCACAGGCTGCCGCCGGCCGATGGCCTTGGCAATTCTCGGGTC
This window encodes:
- a CDS encoding GNAT family N-acetyltransferase; the encoded protein is MDDLHVTIEPERIVTLTLILRSWSAEDAQEAFEIYGDPRIAKAIGRRQPVRDLAEMRELLGDWDLRSSLSPVPQGLWAVEAADDGRLLGGATLLPFSPRDPRLMMGWHLRPEARGHGVAGQIGHALAHQAFLAADVDEVFVAAPPQNAGSLAVAKRLGMTVVDDVDWSHHGVRLEVLRMGRADLHKIRPGISLDNSYAPDGLDDW